One genomic window of Conger conger chromosome 9, fConCon1.1, whole genome shotgun sequence includes the following:
- the LOC133136962 gene encoding protein disulfide-isomerase A4-like: MKGKTAFLLLMLLGLTQLIVVTRCEDDVVDQTDSDDESDDDDEEEDDDDEGDGTEVKDENGVLILTDKNFDTFIEDKDTVLVEFYAPWCGHCKQFAPEYEKIAQALKENDPPIPVAKVDAAKESSLGSRFEVSGYPTIKILKKGEPVDYDGPRSEQAIVSQVKEVAQPDWKPPPEATMVLTKDNFDEVVNNADIILVEFYAPWCGHCKKLAPEYEKAAKELSKRTPAIPLAKVDATVENEIASRFEVSGYPTLKIFRKGKPYEYNGPREQHGIVDHMSEQAGPPSKLVQTLKQAQEFVKDGDDVVIFGIFSSDQEAAYDVYQEACNGLREDFNFRHTFNTDVAQFLKASPGQVVMMHPEKFQSKYEANLYSLTIKDSTSPSEVQEFFAKHAIPLVGHRKQSNDAKRYKSRPLVVVYYGVDFSFDYRVATQFWRSKVLEVAKDFPEYTFAIADEEDYSDELKSLGLSDSGEEVNVGIFGEGGKKFAMEPEECDSDVLREFVMAFKKGKLKPVLKSQPAPKSNKGPVKVVVGKTFDDVVMNPKKDVLIEFYAPWCGHCKKMEPDYLALGKKYKHEKNLVIAKMDATANDVPHDSYKVEGFPTIYLALSKNKQNPIKFEGGNRDLEGLSEFLEKHASNLSPKDEL, translated from the exons ATGAAAGGAAAGACTGCATTTCTGCTGCTTATGTTGCTGGGTTTAACACAGCTTATTGTAGTCACGCGATGCGAAGATG ATGTAGTAGATCAGACTGACAGTGACGATGAGAGTGACGACGACgacgaggaggaggatgatgacGACGAAGGCGACGGAACAGAAGTCAAAGACGAAAATGGGGTGTTGATCCTTACAGACAAAAACTTTGACACCTTTATTGAAGATAAGGATACGGTCTTGGTGGAGTTCTATGCACCATG GTGTGGTCATTGTAAACAGTTTGCACCTGAATATGAGAAAATTGCCCAAGCACTTAAAGAAAACGACCCACCAATTCCAGTGGCAAAGGTTGATGCTGCTAAAGAAAGTTCTCTTGGGAGCAGATTTGAGGTCAGTGGGTATCCCACCATCAAAATCCTGAAGAAAGGGGAACCAGTGGATTACGATGGTCCCCGCTCTGAGCAAG CGATTGTGTCCCAGGTGAAGGAGGTGGCTCAGCCAGACTGGAAGCCTCCACCAGAGGCCACCATGGTGTTGACGAAGGACAACTTTGATGAAGTGGTCAATAACGCTGACATTATACTCGTAGAGTTTTACGCACCTTG GTGTGGTCACTGCAAGAAACTTGCTCCAGAATACGAGAAGGCTGCAAAAGAGCTGAGTAAACGCACGCCTGCCATTCCCCTGGCAAAGGTGGACGCTACAGTGGAAAACGAGATTGCGTCCAGATTTGAGGTTTCTGGTTACCCGACTCTAAAGATCTTCCGGAAGGGAAAACCTTATGAGTATAATGGACCGCGAGAGCAGCATG GCATCGTCGACCATATGAGCGAGCAGGCGGGTCCTCCGTCTAAGCTAGTCCAAACACTGAAACAGGCCCAGGAATTTGTCAAAGATGGAGATGATGTCGTCATCTTTGGGATCTTCTCCAGTGACCAGGAGGCCGCATATGACGTCTATCAGGAGGCTT GCAATGGCTTAAGGGAGGATTTCAACTTCCGGCATACCTTCAACACTGACGTGGCTCAATTCCTCAAAGCTTCCCCTGGACAAGTGGTCATGATGCACCCAGAGAAATTCCAGTCTAAATATGAGGCAAACTTGTATTCATTAACAATTAAA GATTCCACTTCTCCTTCTGAGGTGCAGGAGTTCTTTGCCAAACATGCCATTCCTTTAGTCGGACACAGAAAGCAGAGCAATGATGCGAAAAGATACAAGAgtcgccccctggtggtggtgtACTATGGAGTTGACTTCAGCTTTGACTACCGAGTCG CAACCCAGTTTTGGAGGAGCAAGGTTTTGGAGGTGGCTAAGGATTTCCCAGAATACACATTTGCAATAGCCGATGAGGAAGACTACAGTGATGAGCTGAAGAGCCTGGGTCTGAGTGACAGCGGAGAAGAGGTGAACGTTGGGATTTTCGGAGAAGGAGGCAAGAAGTTTGCCATGGAGCCGGAAGAATGCGACTCCGATGTGCTGAGGGAATTTGTCATGGCCTTCAAAAAAG GCAAACTGAAACCAGTCCTTAAATCCCAGCCAGCCCCAAAGAGTAACAAAGGACCAGTGAAGGTGGTGGTCGGCAAGACTTTTGACGATGTGGTCATGAATCCAAAGAAGGATGTCCTCATCGAGTTCTACGCACCATGGTGTGGCCATTGTAAAAAGATGGAGCCTGACTACCTGGCCCTTGGGAAGAAGTACAAGCACGAGAAGAACTTGGTAATTGCCAAGATGGATGCTACAGCTAATGATGTTCCCCACGACAGCTATAAAGTAGAGGGATTTCCCACCATCTACCTGGCCCTCAGTAAGAACAAGCAGAATCCAATCAAATTTGAAGGTGGAAACAGAGACTTGGAGGGGTTAAGTGAATTCTTGGAAAAGCATGCATCGAATTTGTCCCCGAAAGATGAACTTTAA